CGCGAGGTCGACCAGCGCCGTCTGCCCGAGGATGTCGTGGCAGACGACGCGGGCCGGATACCAGGGAAAATCGAGATCGCGCCGGCGATCGGCGATCTGGATCAGCGCGTCGTTCAACAGCGCCGGGTCGCAGCGGCGAACCAGTTGCTCAGCCAGCACGCGCGACACATAGGGAAGCGTGTCATAGGCCCCGGGGCGAATCGCCTCGATCGCGGCACGCGCATCGAAGTAAGCGAGAGCCGTACCGTCGAGCGGTTTCTGATAAGCAGTGTTCATCGGGTTCCCGGGTTCCATTGGGCGAGCCGCGTGGCGATCGACGCGCTCGGTCGGGTGAAGGTCGAGAAGGTGAAGCGGCCAGCGGCGACCATGCAGTCGCATCCCGCTGCGTCGCGCCCGCTGGCGAAGACGGCGATGACGAGACCATCGTCACTGCGGCTGACGCACGATGCCTCGAACACGACATCATCCAGCTCGGCGCGCAGTTCGATATCGTGGCAGCGGTGAAGCGAAACGCTTCCCCCCAAGACTTCTCGTGCGCGTGCCGTCGCTGCCCCGAGGACACGTTCGAGAAGGTCGGCACCTTGCGGTTGGGCGGTAGCAAGCATATTCGCATAATCCGCAAACGGGCGCGCTTTTACAGGGCTGAAAGCGCGAAGTCCTGCGAAGGTCGATCAGCAAATCTGCGAAGGTTGCGAAGTTATGGTGGCGCGCAAGGCATTCATGGGGGTCCGGCTTCGGCGCTTGCGCGAGGAGCGCAAGCTAAAGCAGGTCGAGCTTGCCCAAGCGCTCGACATCTCGCCCAGCTATCTCAACCAGCTCGAACAAAACCAGCGTCCGCTGACCGTCCCGATCCTTTTGAAGCTCAACGCGGCGTTCGGCGTCGATGTGCAGATCTTCTCGGAGGACGAGGAAGCCCGCCTGATGACCGACATCCGCGACGCGATCGCCGACGTCGAGGAGGCGGTGTCCGTTGCCGAACTGCGCGAGCTGGCAACGAACATGCCCGCGGTCGGCCGCACGCTAGTCGCGTTGCATCGGCGGTATCGCGATGCGATCGAGCGCGGCGATGCGATGGCGGCCGAGCTGGGCGATGAATGGAGCATCGGGGATCGTGCCCGCCAGCCCTTCGAGCAAGTCCGGGATTTCTTCTATGCCCGCCACAACCATGTCGAGTTGCTGGATGAGGCGGCCGAACGCCTCTATCGCGACGCGGGTCTCAGCCCGCGCACGATCCACGATGGGCTGACGGCATGGCTGAAGGCGCGGCACGGGATCGCGGTGCTGACCGACGTTACCACCGCGCCACGCCGTTTCGATCCCGCTGCACAGGCGCTAACGCTGTCCGCCTCGCTGACACCGGGCCAGCGCGTGTTCCAGATGGCAACCCAGCTCGCTTTTATCGAACTCGGCGACGTGATCGACGACCTTGCCGACGATCCAGTCCTCGCCGATGCGGAGGCGCGCCGCCTGGGGCGGATCGGCCTCGCCAATTATTTCGCAGGCGCGCTGGTCCTCCCCTATGCGGACTTCCTCGCTGCCGCCGAAGCCGAACGCTACGACATCGAGCGTCTTGGGCGGCGCTTCGGGGTGGGGTTCGAGACGGTGTGCCACCGCCTGTCGACGCTCCAGCGCGTAGGGGCACGCGGCGTGCCGTTCTTCTTCGTCCGCGTCGACCGGGCGGGCAATATCTCCAAACGGCAATCTGCGACCGACTTCCACTTCTCGCGCGTCGGCGGCACCTGCCCGCTCTGGAATGTCTATGAGGCATTCGCGCAGCCAGGGCGCGTGCTGCGCCAGGTTGCTCAGATGCCCGATGGTCGCAGCTACCTCTGGGTTGCGCGAACGGTGGCGAGCGGGTCTGCCGGGTTCGGTGAGCCGGAGAAGGTGTTCGCGATCGGGCTCGGCTGCGACCTGCGCCATGCCGGTCAGCTCGTCTATTCGCGCGGCCTCGATCTCGCCGATCCCTCCTTCGCGACGCCGATCGGTGCCGGGTGCAAGGTGTGCGAGCGCCCGGCCTGCCCGCAGCGTGCGTTTCCGCCGATCGGGCGGGCGCTCACCATCGACGAGAACACCGCCGCTCCGGTTCCCTATCCAGTTGCCTGACGCTCGGCGCTGGCATCAGCGCGCCGCCATGCGGCGATGATCGACGGATCGGCGACGAGCTCGGCGACAGTATCGACCCCGTAGGTGCTGACAGATACAGGATGTGCAGCCCGGATCGTGACCGATCCCGAGCGTGGCAAACGGCCGTCCTTGGTCCAGCGGAGCCGTTCCTTGTTGGTGATCGACAGGGCGGCCATGAGCAGGCGTGGTGTCAGGGGCCGACGTGCTGGCCCCACCAGCGCATCCGTACACCGCAGGATGATCGACCGCAGCGACAGGTCCGGGTGCGTTGTTTCGACCAGCAGATGATCCGCGCCATCGATCCATTCGCGTTTCACCACCCCGCGAAGTGCCGCCGAGATCTGACGACGCGCCTCGTCCCATCGCAGGGCTAACCCGAGATGATGACGCCTGATCGACGTGAAGTTCAACCGTGCCCATTCCGGCGTCGAGGCGGTCACGCTGACCATATCGGCAAGCCGGTAGGTCTCGGCTGCCCTTCGATCGTTAACCCGCTCCGACCGATCGTAATTCCGTCTCACTACTGTCCTCACGCTCGGGCGCAGGCACACACCGCCGATGTGGCACGCGCAGGAATCCCACGCGCGCGCCTGCGCAATCCATCGCCGTTCGGACGGTCGTCCGCGCCTCTGCCATCCCCTGGACGCAAGGCATCAGCGAACCGCTCCGGCAGGTCTCCTGGCTCGCGGGTCGTCGCTTCGGATGCACCTTCCCAGGCTTGCACCCAGTGGTCGGCAGATCGCACATCGGCGCCTACCCAGAATCCTTGCTCGCCGCCTACAGTTGCAGGGACAGCCGCGGACTGAAGGTCGCCCCTCGTCCCACATTCCCGTTTAATCCCCTCGCGGGGAACCGCAGCGATGTTCTCTCCCGGCAAGCCGGGCACGCGCGCATACCACCGAGCTTATGGTGGCGTAAGGTGCAAGATTTTGGAAAAGCCAAGCGGAACGTCATTTAAGGAACCGCGCTGCCCCAAAAATACCGTCCTTTTCGGGGCACTCGTGAATGGCAGATCTCGGCTTAACCCGCCGTTCGGCGAGGGCGCTGCGGACGGCAGATTTGTCCCAGCCCACGCCCTCTCAATCCAGTTCATTTTGCCCGTCAAACGTCGACACTTGGAGCCAGCGAAACCCGTTGCCCGGTGATAGGTGCACGGCGCGAACCAGCGACTAGAGATCGTCGATCGTCCGCTGCGGCCATGGATTCACTCCAGATGTGAGCCAGGAAAGGGTGTCTTGCCACAATCCGGCTGCGTGGGAGTCATGGAACAAGTTGAAATGGCCGATGGCTTGCCGTCCAAGATCCGAGGGGCGCAGCAGCACAGTCGTGCGAGGGGCGCCCTGATAATAATTGAGTGTGCGGCGGATTGCCTGGGGCGTGCCGAGTTCATCGTCAGACACAGCCACCGCCAGAATAGGCGCGCGAAACGCAGACATCCGGGCGCGCAGCTCAGGTTTCTCATCGCGCTCCCATCGGCTCTCGAACAGCGGCCCGCCAAAGCTCCAGGCATGAGCGACGCCAGCAGGAAGGTCCTCCAACCATCCCAGCCGTTTGCCGGGGAAGTAGCCAAACACCGCGGTGAGCAGCGGCATGAACACGTGCCATTTTCCAAAAAGCGCAGCCCGGCGATCACACGCATAATCGCCCCACCAGGCATATTGGGCACCGACCGTCAGCAACCGATCGACCTGGGCGGCAGCACTTCGCGCCAGGCCTGGGATGACCCCGCCGAAGCTGTGGCCGACGACGCTTAGCGGCCCCGCCCCTCTGCGCGCTCCCATGAAGGCCAGTGCAGCCTCGAAATCGAGCAAGCCCCAATCCACCCAGCGATATCCGCATCCACGAAGATCCGCAGGTCGAGAGGCGCCGATGCCGCGATAGTCATAGGTAAGCACATCGAACCCATGGGCAGCGAGGAAGCGCGCATAGCGATGATAGTAACGCGCCAGCACCCCGGTCGCGGGATTGAGAATCACCTGCCCGACACTGCCCCCCGTCGAGATCCAGAGCGTGCCGCCCAGCAGGACGCCATCGTCGCAGGGGAAGTGGACCGGCATGCCGTCTGGCGAGGCTTCGTTTGGTTCACGCTTGTGCATAAGCCACATGCTAGGGGATCGACGATGCCGGGTATCTTCACTAGTGAGTATAGGTATGACCCGCCCGTCCGCCCCGACCCGCGAGCGCATCATCGATGCGGCTTCGGCACTGTTCTACGGCGAAGGCATTCGTGCGGTCAGCATGGACGCTGTCGCTGCCAAGGCGAGCATCACCAAGAAGACGCTCTACTATCATTTCCGCAGCAAGGACGATTTGATCGCCGCTTATCTGCAGGCACGCGATGCCCCCAATTTGCGCCTGTTCCAGCGTTGGTTCGAAGAAGCGCAAGGCGATGTCGCCGACAAGATCCGCAGCGTGTTCCTGCGCCTCGCGGCATCGGCCCGACACCGCAAATGGAAAGGCTGCGGTTTCCTGCGCACGTCCGTCGAACTGTTCGACCTGCCCGGCCATCCGGCGATCGCGGCGGGACGCGCGCATAAGCGGCGGGTGGAAGACTGGATCTGCATCGTCCTGGAAAGCGCGGGTTACGACCAGGATGCCCGCGTCCTGGCCCGCCAGCTGATTCTGCTCATGGACGGTGGCTTTGCGGTCGTGCTGCTCCATCGCGACGCCAGCTACATGGAATCGGCCGCCGACGCCGCAGTCACGCTCCTTCGCGCAGGCGTCATGGACGGTCAGCCTGGCGAAGGGATCAGTGCCACAAGCTTATAGTCCGGGCGCTCCGCTGCTGTGAAAGTATGCTGGCGATAGCTGAGCACGCCGTCTTGCGGATGAATGAAATCTCGCAGACCGCCCTCCCGCGCCGAGACGCTCTGTGCCTCCCATTCCTGCGCGAATAGGGTAGATTCCACACACAGGTCCGCAGTGAATGCGGCAAGGTCAGCGTCGTTGAGAATCCGCGCGCAATCCGCCCGGAACTCTGCAAGCAGCCGTCTTGCACGCTCTTCCCAGTCGGGCAGCAGCGACCGAACCGACCTTTCCAGGAAGGTGTAGCGTAGCAGGTTGCGCTGGCGGCCCGGTCCCAGCCAGTCGGCGAACAGATGCTCCGCAGGAGCGTTCCAACAGCAGGCATTCCACAGCCGGTCCAGCCCATAGGCCGGAAAGGGGAGCGCCTCGACCAGCGCAGACACACCCTCGGGTGCAGTGGATGTCGACACCGTCGGGGGCGCATCGGGATCGCGCCTATCTCCCAGTTCGAAAAGATAGGCGCGTTCGGCGGGGGTGAGCGCCAATGCCACGGCGAGGCGCGCCAGCGTTTCGGCCGAGACGCGCACCTCCCTGCCCTGCTCGATCCAGGCGCACCACGTCACACCAATGCCCGCTCGTGCGGCCAGCTCCTCGCGGCGCAACCCAGGCGTTCGGCGGCGGCGGACCTGAAGATCCGGTATCACCCGCTCGCGATGCGAGCGGATGAAGTGGCCCAGGAGTTTGCGTTTTTCGTCCGATAGCATGTGTCAGCTTATAACAGGATAAGAAGGTCTCTTGTAACAGGTTGTTGATTGCCTGCAGATGTCCGCAGGAGGAAATTATGACCCGTTCCCATGAGACTGTCGTCGAAGCGCAATTCGGAAGTCAGGCAGACGCCTATGTCACCAGTATCGTGCATGCACAGGGCGAAGACCTGGATGCGGTCGAGGCGATCGCGCGGCGCGAAGCCGCTCCGCGTGCGCTCGATCTGGGAACGGGCGGCGGCCATGTTGCCTATCGGCTCGCACCGCATAGCGGCACCGTCACGGCGGTCGATCTGTCGGCAGCAATGCTGGAAGCGGTTCAGGCGGCCGCAAAGCAGCGGGGCTTGTCAAATTTCGAGATTTGCAATTCTCCCGCGGAGCAACTGCCGTTCGACGATGCCAGCTTCGATCTCCTCGCCACCCGCTTCAGCGCTCACCACTGGCGCGACTGGAATGCCGGGTTGCGCGAGGCCCGCCGCGTCCTGAAGCCGGGTGCGACCGCGATTTTCGTCGACGTGATTTCTCCGGGCCACGCGCCGTTCGACACCCATCTCCAGGCGGTCGAACTGCTGCGCGACCCGTCCCACGTCCGCGACCATACCGAAAGCGAGTGGGCGGCCGCGCTGGATAGAGCGGGGTTTCGGGTGCGCAGCACGGTGAAGCGGCGCCTGCGGATGGAGTTCACATCCTGGGTCGAACGGATGAGGACGCCGGATGCGCATCGGACAGCGATCCGCGCCCTGCAGCAACTGGCATCAGCCGAAACCGCCGCCTATTTCGCGATCGAAGCCGATGGATCCTTCTCTATCGATGCGCTGCAAATCGAAGCATCGGCCTGCCGGGCGCGCGCACTCTGATTCGGGACGGCCCGACATACGCCGGCGCAGTCGAACGCTTGCGTCGCGATATTTTGGATGCCGCAAGACGCGGCGAGCGTAGCAAGGCGTAACGGCTCACCGGCACGATGCTCAAATATCGGGCCGGCGAGCCATGAGACCCATTTATGCGAACGTTCATCCTTCCCTCGGACGATGGCTGCATCGAGGGCGCAGCGCTCGTAGGCATCTCGACTGCCGCAATATTGACGTAACCACATCATCCTGTTACTCGGTCGCCATGTTCGAGTTTTCAGCCGGCTCTCCTGCACTTTGCCTTGTTGACACCGTGGGTAACCGTGGTGGGGCTGACATCGAACGCTTGGCGACGCCGCAGGATTTCACGCGCTGGCTGCGCCAGGCATCCTTGCTCGATCTCGATGATAGAGAAGCGCTCGAAGCCGATCTGGTCGATGCCCGCGCGCTGCGGGACGCGCTCTATCGAGCGGCTCTCGCGATCGTGAATGGCGAAATGCCAGTGCCAGCCGACATCGATGGGATCAATGATTTGGCGCAGGGAACCCCGCCCCGTCCACAATGGGTCAACGGCGAAGTCGTTCACGTCGCCCGGGATGGCGTGCGTGCGGCCCTTGCATTGCTCGCCGGCGATGCGGTCGGAACGCTCGCCGACGCCCAGGCCGGTCGAGTTCGCCTTTGCCCGGAATGCCGGATGATGTTCGTCGATAAATCACCGGCCGGGAAGCGCCGCTGGTGCTCGTCGGCTAGCGGCTGCGGCAACCGCGCGAAGGTACGGGACCACCGCGCCAGAAAAGCCCAGGAAGGGAGCGCCAGATGAGTACAGAACATCGCGTCCAGTTCGATTTCGAGATCGAGTTCGCCAACGGCGGCGCGCTTCAGGGTCAGGAATTCCGTCTCGACATCGAGCATGACGACATCACAGACGACACTCTCGGCGCCTACGTCATCGCCGACCTGCGGCTGCTGATGGTTGCCCGCGTCAACATTCTCAACAAGCGCATCATCCAGGAACCGCACAAGCGGGCGCGCAAAACGCCGGTCGCAGCGAATGCGCAAGCGCAGCGGATCGATCTCAGCCATGTGATCGAAGCTGGCATGATCACCTACAAGGGCCTTCCGGCGCCGCTGATCTGCGACCATCTTTCGCGCGAGGCATCGCGCCAGAGCTATGATCCCGGCACCGAGTTCCAGATCGATCGGATCGAGATGGTCGGCAACACCGGCACGTATCTCGACACGCCCTTCCATCGCTACGCCGACGGCTATGATTTGTCGGGACTGAGCCTCGACACGGTATCTGACTGCCCAGGCGTCGTGATCAACGTGACGGGGGCGATGGGCCGCGCGATCGACTGGACAATGCTTGCCTCCGTCGACGTGCGCGACAAGGCTGTCCTCGTCCATACCGGATGGGACGCGCATTGGCGCACGGATCAATATTTCGAGAACCATGTCCATCTGACCGAACGGGCGGCGATCCATCTGCGCGACAGCGGCGCGCGGCTGGTCGGGATCGACTCATTCAACATTGACGATACGTGTGGTGGGACGCGGCCCGTCCATTCGGTGCTGCTCGCGGCCGGCATCCCGATCGTCGAGCACCTGACCAATCTCCAGTCGCTGCCTGCGGAAGGCTTCCGCTTCTGGGCCGTGCCGCCCAAGTTCAAGGAAGTCGGCACATTCCCGGTTCGTGCGCATGCGATCATCGATGGCCGTGAGGCCTGATCCGACCAGAGTGCTTAGTTCCGCCCGCGTCGCCTTTGCGGCGCGGAAGCCGAGGAGGTTTTGATGACTGTCGCGTTTCTGGGTCTGGGCCATATGGGTGCGCCGATGGCGACCAATCTTCTGAAAACACAGCTGGATCTGACGGTGTGGAATCGGTCGCTGCCGGCGCTTGAGCGTCTTGGCGAGCTCGGCGCAACGATCGCGCCCACGGCCAGGGATGCCATTCGGGGCGCCGCCACCGTGCTGCTCATGCTCGCCAACGAGGCGGCGATCGATGATGTGCTGGAACGCGGATCCCCGGCGTTCACTGACAATGTTCGCGGCCGCCTGATCGTCCATATGGGGACGACGTCGACTGACTTTTCGCGGAAACTGGCTGCCGCAGTCGAAGCGGCGGGCGGTCGCTACGTCGAGGCACCGGTTTCCGGGTCGCGAGTGCCGGCTGAGCAGGGCTCCTTGGTCGCCATGGTCTCCGGCGAGGAGGCCGACGTCGCCACGGTGCGCGACCTGGTCCAGCCGATGTGCAGCAAGACCTTTGCCTGCGGCCGCGTGCCCGGTGGCCTGGCCATGAAACTGGCCGTCAACCTCTTCCTGATCACCATGGTTACCGGCTTGATGGAAGCGGCACACTTCGCCCGCGCCGCTGGGCTCGATATCGCGCTGTTCCGCGCCGTCATCGATGCCGGCCCCATGTCCAGCGACGTATCACGCGTGAAGCTCGACAAGCTCGTGAACGACGACTTTGCGCCCCAGGCCAGCCTCGCTGACGTGCTGATGAACAGTCGACTGGTCGCTGATGCGGCCCATTCCTCGGCGGTTGCCACGCCTTTGCTGGACCAGGCGAACGCACTCTATGCAAAGGCTGACGAAATGGGATTGGGCGGCATCGACATGATCGGGGTGCTTCGCGCGCTTGAGGAGGCCACGCGCGACCAGCGGAAAGGGTGATCAACTGGCGCGCAGCAGAGCCGCTCCGGCGGTAATGAGCACCGCCGCGATGACGCGCCCGGG
This genomic stretch from Sphingomonas panacis harbors:
- a CDS encoding short-chain fatty acyl-CoA regulator family protein, whose translation is MVARKAFMGVRLRRLREERKLKQVELAQALDISPSYLNQLEQNQRPLTVPILLKLNAAFGVDVQIFSEDEEARLMTDIRDAIADVEEAVSVAELRELATNMPAVGRTLVALHRRYRDAIERGDAMAAELGDEWSIGDRARQPFEQVRDFFYARHNHVELLDEAAERLYRDAGLSPRTIHDGLTAWLKARHGIAVLTDVTTAPRRFDPAAQALTLSASLTPGQRVFQMATQLAFIELGDVIDDLADDPVLADAEARRLGRIGLANYFAGALVLPYADFLAAAEAERYDIERLGRRFGVGFETVCHRLSTLQRVGARGVPFFFVRVDRAGNISKRQSATDFHFSRVGGTCPLWNVYEAFAQPGRVLRQVAQMPDGRSYLWVARTVASGSAGFGEPEKVFAIGLGCDLRHAGQLVYSRGLDLADPSFATPIGAGCKVCERPACPQRAFPPIGRALTIDENTAAPVPYPVA
- a CDS encoding alpha/beta fold hydrolase; translated protein: MHKREPNEASPDGMPVHFPCDDGVLLGGTLWISTGGSVGQVILNPATGVLARYYHRYARFLAAHGFDVLTYDYRGIGASRPADLRGCGYRWVDWGLLDFEAALAFMGARRGAGPLSVVGHSFGGVIPGLARSAAAQVDRLLTVGAQYAWWGDYACDRRAALFGKWHVFMPLLTAVFGYFPGKRLGWLEDLPAGVAHAWSFGGPLFESRWERDEKPELRARMSAFRAPILAVAVSDDELGTPQAIRRTLNYYQGAPRTTVLLRPSDLGRQAIGHFNLFHDSHAAGLWQDTLSWLTSGVNPWPQRTIDDL
- a CDS encoding TetR/AcrR family transcriptional regulator → MTRPSAPTRERIIDAASALFYGEGIRAVSMDAVAAKASITKKTLYYHFRSKDDLIAAYLQARDAPNLRLFQRWFEEAQGDVADKIRSVFLRLAASARHRKWKGCGFLRTSVELFDLPGHPAIAAGRAHKRRVEDWICIVLESAGYDQDARVLARQLILLMDGGFAVVLLHRDASYMESAADAAVTLLRAGVMDGQPGEGISATSL
- a CDS encoding helix-turn-helix domain-containing protein encodes the protein MLSDEKRKLLGHFIRSHRERVIPDLQVRRRRTPGLRREELAARAGIGVTWCAWIEQGREVRVSAETLARLAVALALTPAERAYLFELGDRRDPDAPPTVSTSTAPEGVSALVEALPFPAYGLDRLWNACCWNAPAEHLFADWLGPGRQRNLLRYTFLERSVRSLLPDWEERARRLLAEFRADCARILNDADLAAFTADLCVESTLFAQEWEAQSVSAREGGLRDFIHPQDGVLSYRQHTFTAAERPDYKLVALIPSPG
- a CDS encoding class I SAM-dependent methyltransferase, yielding MTRSHETVVEAQFGSQADAYVTSIVHAQGEDLDAVEAIARREAAPRALDLGTGGGHVAYRLAPHSGTVTAVDLSAAMLEAVQAAAKQRGLSNFEICNSPAEQLPFDDASFDLLATRFSAHHWRDWNAGLREARRVLKPGATAIFVDVISPGHAPFDTHLQAVELLRDPSHVRDHTESEWAAALDRAGFRVRSTVKRRLRMEFTSWVERMRTPDAHRTAIRALQQLASAETAAYFAIEADGSFSIDALQIEASACRARAL
- a CDS encoding CGNR zinc finger domain-containing protein, with amino-acid sequence MFEFSAGSPALCLVDTVGNRGGADIERLATPQDFTRWLRQASLLDLDDREALEADLVDARALRDALYRAALAIVNGEMPVPADIDGINDLAQGTPPRPQWVNGEVVHVARDGVRAALALLAGDAVGTLADAQAGRVRLCPECRMMFVDKSPAGKRRWCSSASGCGNRAKVRDHRARKAQEGSAR
- a CDS encoding cyclase family protein, with translation MSTEHRVQFDFEIEFANGGALQGQEFRLDIEHDDITDDTLGAYVIADLRLLMVARVNILNKRIIQEPHKRARKTPVAANAQAQRIDLSHVIEAGMITYKGLPAPLICDHLSREASRQSYDPGTEFQIDRIEMVGNTGTYLDTPFHRYADGYDLSGLSLDTVSDCPGVVINVTGAMGRAIDWTMLASVDVRDKAVLVHTGWDAHWRTDQYFENHVHLTERAAIHLRDSGARLVGIDSFNIDDTCGGTRPVHSVLLAAGIPIVEHLTNLQSLPAEGFRFWAVPPKFKEVGTFPVRAHAIIDGREA
- a CDS encoding NAD(P)-dependent oxidoreductase; translated protein: MTVAFLGLGHMGAPMATNLLKTQLDLTVWNRSLPALERLGELGATIAPTARDAIRGAATVLLMLANEAAIDDVLERGSPAFTDNVRGRLIVHMGTTSTDFSRKLAAAVEAAGGRYVEAPVSGSRVPAEQGSLVAMVSGEEADVATVRDLVQPMCSKTFACGRVPGGLAMKLAVNLFLITMVTGLMEAAHFARAAGLDIALFRAVIDAGPMSSDVSRVKLDKLVNDDFAPQASLADVLMNSRLVADAAHSSAVATPLLDQANALYAKADEMGLGGIDMIGVLRALEEATRDQRKG